A genomic window from Salvia splendens isolate huo1 chromosome 11, SspV2, whole genome shotgun sequence includes:
- the LOC121754400 gene encoding F-box only protein 6-like, producing the protein MVESRASKKGRKGRVSEIGKADEIMENEIWKDFPEDLFEGVLARFFRFRSVCREWNSLLTSESFSQQCGQVKHAKPWFYAITFDNTYTGTGAMYDPSSNKWHHPTVPALPTKAALFPMASAGGLICLVDFSHRSFYVCNPLTRSFKELPERSVKLLWDDAAIGMTQTPNGGYKILCVGSEGGYQVYDSANNFWISPGSMPPSIKLPLGITLFTCGVVAIEGRLYFMRSKPDGLLSYEVDTGMWRQYVVPIPPHQTLYDCALVESGGRIMLVGLLKEDAASCECVCVWELGMTTLQWKEVDRMPNMWCLEFYGKKNVSMSCLGNKDLLMLSLDTTCHMDQLFMYDLSTQEWLKRPGCVLPTICTRKTRWIAYGTACLTAIP; encoded by the coding sequence ATGGTTGAATCTAGAGCCTCAAAGAAAGGTAGAAAGGGGCGAGTTAGTGAAATTGGAAAAGCAGATGAAATCATGGAAAATGAGATCTGGAAAGATTTTCCTGAGGATCTGTTTGAAGGTGTACTAGCAAGGTTTTTCCGGTTCCGTTCAGTTTGTAGGGAGTGGAATTCATTGCTTACTTCTGAAAGCTTCTCCCAGCAATGTGGCCAAGTAAAGCATGCTAAGCCTTGGTTCTATGCCATCACCTTCGATAACACATATACGGGAACGGGAGCAATGTACGATCCTTCATCGAACAAGTGGCACCATCCAACTGTCCCTGCTTTGCCAACCAAAGCAGCCCTATTTCCAATGGCATCAGCTGGAGGTCTCATCTGCTTAGTTGACTTCAGCCACAGAAGCTTCTACGTGTGTAACCCTCTGACAAGGTCATTCAAGGAGTTGCCAGAGAGGTCTGTGAAGCTGTTGTGGGATGATGCAGCTATAGGGATGACGCAGACGCCGAATGGTGGGTATAAGATCCTTTGTGTTGGTAGTGAAGGGGGCTACCAAGTGTACGACTCTGCAAATAACTTTTGGATTAGTCCAGGAAGCATGCCCCCGAGTATCAAGCTTCCACTAGGGATCACGTTGTTCACGTGTGGGGTGGTTGCAATTGAGGGGAGGCTGTATTTCATGCGGTCAAAGCCGGACGGGCTCCTGTCGTATGAGGTGGACACCGGGATGTGGAGGCAGTACGTAGTACCCATTCCTCCTCACCAGACTCTGTATGATTGTGCATTGGTGGAGAGCGGGGGCAGGATCATGCTGGTGGGGCTGCTGAAGGAGGATGCAGCGTCATGCGAATGTGTATGCGTATGGGAGTTGGGGATGACGACTCTGCAGTGGAAGGAAGTCGACAGAATGCCAAACATGTGGTGCTTGGAGTTTTATGGAAAGAAGAATGTTAGTATGAGCTGTCTGGGTAACAAAGACTTGCTTATGCTATCTCTTGATACAACTTGCCACATGGATCAACTTTTTATGTACGATCTATCCACCCAGGAATGGCTCAAGCGCCCTGGCTGTGTGCTGCCGACCATCTGCACCCGGAAGACCCGATGGATTGCCTATGGCACTGCTTGTTTGACTGCAATCCCTTAG
- the LOC121754401 gene encoding protein FAR1-RELATED SEQUENCE 5-like, protein MNKVVDKLPKNMLGSEQLKKELNACVWSELIEPDAFEETWHAIMKRYGLANNDWFSSMFASRRFWVPAFFRDFPMSSLIKTTSLSESQNNFFKRYSKSRANLMKFYMNYNHALETQRSNSAKLEYYDSTKVPILRTELEIEKHASTIYSGSDYNAIQEVIVYACFSLSCATLGVSTNREIEVYNVKDKDSNSWTVTYSIGDDTYFCGCKKFERLDLLCSHIFCVLKYKFVKLIPEKLRGGRWLKSQFVKLIHGGFCDDQEIHLVVDKKKIAFKNLYALFIETTQSIEGNIDQINAFAAIMEEGKKQLLGEGVILSD, encoded by the coding sequence ATGAATAAAGTTGTTGACAAATTGCCAAAGAACATGCTTGGTAGTGAACAACTAAAGAAGGAACTGAATGCATGTGTATGGTCGGAGTTGATAGAACCTGATGCATTTGAGGAAACTTGGCATGCTATAATGAAAAGATATGGGCTGGCCAATAATGACTGGTTTTCATCAATGTTTGCATCCAGAAGGTTTTGGGTTCCAGCCTTTTTCCGTGATTTTCCAATGAGTTCGTTGATAAAGACAACCTCTTTGTCTGAATCACAGAATAACTTTTTTAAAAGGTACTCAAAGTCTCGGGCTAACCTTATGAAATTTTATATGAACTATAACCATGCTCTGGAGACTCAAAGAAGTAATAGCGCAAAGCTTGAATACTATGATTCAACAAAAGTGCCTATTTTGCgaacagaattggaaatcgagAAACATGCATCAACAATATATAGTGGTAGTGATTATAATGCAATTCAAGAAGTGATAGTTTATGCATGTTTCTCTTTGTCTTGTGCAACCCTAGGAGTGTCTACCAATAGAGAGATTGAAGTATATAACGTAAAGGACAAGGATTCAAACTCATGGACAGTGACTTACTCCATTGGTGATGATACCTATTTTTGTGGATGCAAAAAGTTTGAGAGACTTGATCTATTGTGCAgtcatatattttgtgtgttgaaatATAAGTTCGTTAAGTTGATACCCGAGAAGTTGCGTGGAGGGAGATGGTTGAAGTCACAGTTTGTAAAGCTAATACATGGAGGTttttgtgatgatcaagaaatacACCTTGTTGTGGACAAGAAGAAGATTGCATTTAAAAACTTGTATGCATTATTCATTGAAACAACACAAAGTATTGAAGGGAACATTGATCAAATCAATGCATTTGCTGCAATTATGGAAGAAGGTAAGAAGCAGCTTCTCGGAGAAGGTGTTATTCTGTCTGATTGA